The Daucus carota subsp. sativus chromosome 9, DH1 v3.0, whole genome shotgun sequence genome window below encodes:
- the LOC108202282 gene encoding uncharacterized protein LOC108202282, translated as MGSQCNPGKFRYDLTMSKRTRKPLNCEQESDQSSLSSCLSEKENLQNAGGEEAEDENCDHRSLKQLIKGRHTLGQHFTEELKQPKIVVKQNENGLQEKQLQIVVKSPGGSNRVKLKKMATQCTKILRRLMRNKRGSHSGSTKIMAIQ; from the coding sequence ATGGGAAGCCAATGTAATCCGGGGAAATTTCGGTATGATCTCACCATGTCTAAGAGAACCCGAAAGCCACTGAACTGCGAGCAGGAATCGGATCAATCTAGTCTGAGTTCATGTttatcagaaaaagaaaatttgcaaAACGCGGGTGGTGAGGAAGCGGAAGATGAAAACTGTGATCACAGGAGCTTGAAGCAACTAATAAAAGGCAGGCATACTCTTGGCCAGCATTTTACTGAGGAACTGAAGCAGCCTAAGATTGTCGTGAAACAAAATGAAAATGGTTTGCAGGAAAAGCAGCTACAAATAGTGGTGAAAAGCCCTGGAGGGTCTAACAGAGTGAAGCTCAAGAAAATGGCCACTCAGTGCACCAAAATTCTGAGGCGTTTGATGAGAAATAAGAGGGGCTCACATTCAGGATCAACCAAAATAATGGCTATCCAGTGA